The following are encoded together in the Echinicola jeungdonensis genome:
- a CDS encoding UDP-glucose dehydrogenase family protein translates to MNISIFGLGYVGCVSLGCLAKNGHHLTGVDVSEYKVNMINKGRPTILEKDIDHIIKSAHDEGKIQATTCADEAVYNTDLSIICVGTPSSTNGHLDLSYIFRTAEGIGEALKEKDSFHTIVIRSTVLPGTNQKVGEIIEKVSQKKLGKDFAVISNPEFLREGSAVKDYFHPSVTVIGGDHPEAIEKVASLYKDLEAPIEITDIKIAELIKYVNNSFHALKITFANEVGNICKALEIDSHKLMSLFCMDSNLNISKAYFKPGFAYGGSCLPKDLKGLVTLGHDNYLNTPVLGGIADSNENQKKRAFTLIENTGKKNICLLGLSFKEGTDDLRYSPSVDLAETLIGKGYHLTIFDENVQLSKLIGANEAYINDKLPHLSDLLSNDIQEAISKAEVLIVNHRNFDPTPYYSLFEKKTKIIDLVRVKELEHLPNYEGICW, encoded by the coding sequence ATGAATATATCAATTTTTGGATTAGGATATGTAGGGTGTGTCAGCTTGGGCTGTCTGGCCAAAAATGGCCACCACCTTACAGGCGTAGATGTAAGCGAATATAAAGTAAATATGATCAATAAAGGGCGTCCTACCATTTTAGAAAAGGATATTGATCATATTATCAAAAGTGCCCATGATGAAGGCAAAATACAGGCTACCACCTGTGCTGATGAGGCCGTTTACAATACAGATTTAAGCATTATATGTGTGGGAACCCCTTCCTCCACCAATGGTCATCTGGACCTTTCCTATATTTTCAGAACAGCAGAGGGAATTGGGGAAGCTTTGAAGGAAAAAGATAGTTTCCATACCATAGTTATCAGAAGTACAGTTTTACCAGGCACTAACCAAAAAGTCGGTGAAATTATTGAAAAGGTATCTCAAAAAAAGTTAGGGAAAGATTTTGCTGTTATTTCCAATCCAGAGTTTTTGAGGGAAGGATCTGCTGTGAAGGATTACTTCCACCCTTCGGTGACGGTTATCGGGGGCGACCATCCCGAAGCCATTGAAAAAGTGGCCTCTTTATATAAAGATTTGGAAGCTCCCATCGAAATTACTGACATCAAAATTGCAGAATTGATAAAATATGTCAACAACTCCTTCCATGCCCTAAAAATCACCTTCGCCAATGAAGTTGGTAACATTTGCAAGGCGCTTGAAATCGATTCCCATAAATTGATGTCTCTTTTTTGCATGGATTCCAACCTGAATATATCCAAAGCTTATTTCAAACCGGGATTTGCATATGGAGGGTCTTGCTTACCCAAAGACCTAAAAGGTTTGGTTACCCTTGGACATGACAATTATTTGAACACTCCTGTATTGGGGGGAATTGCAGATTCAAATGAAAACCAAAAAAAGCGGGCTTTCACCCTGATTGAAAATACAGGTAAAAAGAATATCTGCCTTTTGGGATTGAGCTTTAAAGAAGGCACCGATGATTTGAGGTACAGCCCATCGGTTGATTTGGCAGAAACACTGATTGGGAAAGGATATCACCTGACCATTTTTGATGAAAATGTTCAGCTTTCCAAACTAATCGGCGCCAATGAAGCCTACATAAATGACAAATTACCTCATTTATCTGACCTGCTTTCCAATGACATCCAAGAGGCCATTTCCAAGGCTGAAGTGCTGATAGTCAATCACCGCAATTTTGACCCAACTCCCTATTATTCATTATTTGAAAAGAAAACCAAAATAATTGATTTGGTAAGGGTGAAGGAGTTGGAACATCTACCTAATTATGAAGGGATTTGTTGGTAA
- a CDS encoding GNAT family N-acetyltransferase → MISTEKKYTSDDVTPKEKISLLTGDQVITAIQDEHFLTQWDELYQKCSWSTVFQNPNFVTHWYQIYRDEFEPIMVTYYKGQNLAGLLTMAISSQKEGTSKKNYRGKIIGAGHYEAEYQSWLSTPEENDEFIHQALTLINRDFPNCHIFFRYLIPEVPLGWIDTYPKWRKKTVMQAYKRPIMRMDDPEISKLFRKKEFRNKYNRLKRFGDLSFKKISDQEEFSQVLPILIEQFEFRQMAMFNKCQFTDSPEKLEFLMALFEQGLLHATILKVDDEIVASILGLMEKTGTTWVLSIPTLPFMVTIPLDLFTLFFLENYYPKTAKTYLTLLPVEMPTRNEWQQIMTMSLKCALQEANFLIKNNG, encoded by the coding sequence ATGATTTCAACCGAAAAAAAGTATACATCTGATGATGTCACTCCTAAGGAAAAAATAAGTTTGCTTACAGGTGATCAAGTGATTACCGCTATTCAAGACGAACATTTTTTAACCCAATGGGATGAGCTATATCAAAAATGTTCATGGAGCACAGTTTTTCAAAACCCTAATTTTGTCACCCACTGGTATCAAATTTACAGGGATGAATTTGAACCCATTATGGTCACTTATTATAAGGGGCAAAATCTGGCCGGATTATTAACAATGGCCATAAGTTCACAAAAAGAGGGTACATCAAAGAAAAATTACCGCGGAAAAATAATTGGGGCAGGCCATTATGAAGCAGAATATCAATCCTGGCTTTCCACCCCGGAGGAAAATGATGAATTTATTCATCAGGCTTTAACCTTGATAAACAGGGATTTTCCCAATTGCCATATATTCTTTAGGTATTTGATTCCGGAAGTTCCATTAGGTTGGATAGATACTTATCCAAAATGGAGAAAAAAAACCGTGATGCAAGCTTATAAAAGGCCCATCATGCGGATGGATGACCCTGAAATTTCTAAGTTATTCCGAAAAAAAGAATTTAGAAATAAATACAACCGCCTTAAAAGATTCGGAGACCTCTCTTTCAAGAAAATATCAGATCAAGAGGAATTTTCCCAGGTTCTCCCTATCCTAATAGAACAGTTTGAATTTAGGCAAATGGCCATGTTTAATAAATGCCAATTTACCGATAGCCCCGAAAAATTGGAGTTTTTAATGGCCCTGTTTGAACAAGGCTTACTGCATGCCACCATTCTAAAAGTTGATGATGAAATAGTGGCCTCTATTTTAGGCTTAATGGAAAAAACTGGTACCACCTGGGTGCTATCAATACCCACTCTCCCGTTTATGGTAACCATTCCCCTGGATTTGTTCACTTTATTCTTCTTGGAGAATTATTATCCCAAAACAGCCAAAACATATTTGACCTTACTCCCGGTGGAGATGCCTACAAGGAACGAATGGCAACAGATCATGACCATGTCACTGAAATGTGCATTGCAGGAAGCCAACTTTTTGATAAAAAACAACGGCTAA